The sequence ATCAGCTGCAGAGAAACCAGGAAAAAGAATCAGTTAGTAACAACTATCCTGAAGTTATGGACAACGAACAACTCATGGATAAAGCAAGGAGGTTTTGACTTGGCTTCAACAGCTACACTGGGCGTTTTAGAGGCAGCTGGCACTGCTTGTCGCCCCCAAAAgggctccttccctctctctctctctctaatcAACCTCAACCTGCCCAACACACTCCTCAAGTCTTTCTCTTGCTTCCCAGCTGCTGACTGAGCTTCAGACTACAGAACAGAGCTCACAGTCCTCGCTTGGCCACCTCACACCTTGGTCCCCACTCCAGCACTTTATTcttaaaaacatgaaagagcTTAGAGATTCCAAAATATTAGGATTAAAGAGCCCACAGAAACTGACCTCCTCAAACATTGCCCAGGTGGCTGCGTGCCTTTTAGGACCAATACAGCACCCAGGCTGATAAAATCCAGctgagttttcctttctttcctggtgtCCCAAAGACGGGGAAAGACAGAAATCTTTAGCTGAGTGCTGCCTAATGGGGTACTAATGCTGCTAGCTGAGCTGAAATCTCCCAAAGTGGGGAATGCAGTGGTGCAGGAttaatggctggactcaatggccttcaaggtcttttccaacctaaatgactaAAGCACACAGGCAGCCCATATCCACTTGTTTTCCGTTTGAACTGAGCATGTTTTGGAGGCAAACTGAATCACAATTTCTCTCTGAGCACCAAGTCAGGCAGGACACGTTCTTCTCAGCCCCAAAGCGGCCATCACTGTGGCCTCAAACCACCCCACATCCCTCACCCTGGCCCTGCCTCACACCCACACCCCGCCATGGGGACACAGGTGGTTCCTCACCTGATTGGCGTAGCGCTTGGGCAACTTTTTGCCAGCATCCACGTCCATCTCCTCTTCTTCCGCATCCTCCCCATCCTTCTCCTCGCCCTCGCTTTCCACCCCTGCCCAGTCGTCCTCCGCCAGCCTCCTGGCATGGTTCACGTAGTCCAGCCGCCTCCTGGGGGGGCGAAGAAACAACCCAGCGGGGAGGCAGGTCACCCACCGCACCTCACACCCAAACCGGGCCGCCTCCCCACACGCAGCCCTAGGGCGGCCTAACgcggcccgcccgccccccgcgcccccaTCCCTGGCGGCGCCCGCTCGCCCGCTCCCGCGCTCACTCTCTCTGGATGCGGAGGAGGCGCTGCCGGCGCTCGACctgcccggggccgccgcggggCTTGTAGGCGGCCAGGCGGGGGTGCGGCGCGGCCGGGCTGAAGGGCCCCGCCAGCCCCACGCCCGCCGCCAGCGCCGCGCTCAGCTCCTCCATGGCAACACCCGCGCGCCGGCCGCTTCCGCCCGGGCCGAGCCCGCAGCGCCCCCGCGCGGCGCGGAGGCCCCGGCGCCCCCCGCAGCCCGCTCaccccgtgcctcagtttccccctcCGCCcgggggctgggaagggacgCCGCGGGCCGTGACCGGGCACGGCCGAGGGGAATATCCCGGCAGAGACGCAGGAGCAGCCAGTGCCACCGCGGGCGAGGATTCGCGCCCCCGGGACCGGCTGCCTGCAGAGGGCAGCGTGCGGCTGGCCaagccgggccgggccgggctgctCCTCGCTGCGAACCGGACGGCGGAGCGGGGAGCGCCGCGCTGCCCTGCGTCACGGGAGGCTGGCGGCTGGCTCCGCCACCCCCTCCGGCAACGGGACCGGCACCGGCAGCGGGACCGGCATCGGCACCGGCAACGAGACCAGCCCCGGTACCGCCCCCGGTAGCGGGACCAGCCTCGGCACCGGTTCCGCCATCCCCACTGGCAACGGGACCAGCCCCGGCACCATCTCCCCCGCCGGCACCGGCATCAGCACCGGCACCCCCGCCAGCCCCACCGCCGTGCCCTCCACCTCCGTCCTGCGTGAGATTTACGGATTTCagggaaaaaccaaaccccaccaGCCGCCGGGAAAGTCGGCCCGGAAAGGAAATCCCGGGATCACTGGGAGGTTGGGCAGGGTTTGGGGTCGTTCCCGACGATTTCCCAGCGCCCACCGACAGCTGGCAGGGGAAAATTTGGGGTGTTTTATCCACAGGACCCCCGAGAAAAGTCGCTTGGGATATATCTCCTCGCTGGCAGCCAGAGGTTTTCCTCACGGAAAGTGAAACCTCGGGATCGGCGTCCCGGCCAGATAAACCCTGCGTGGACATGGCAGAGCCCGGCTCTTGGGCCGGCCGGGGTTCACATCCCGGAGGAGCCAGGGAAACGCCGCTCGCCTGACCAGGAATCTTGTTTTTATCCAGGAAATGTCGTTTTTAACTGGGGAATGTCGTTTTTAACTGGGGAATGTTGTTTTTAACAGGGGTGCCGGGATCGGGGGGGTCACTTGGACACACGGAACTTGGCGTCACCTCGTAAGGGATTTCTTCTTCaccgttttttttttttaatttctctgggAAAGCGGCCAAGCCATTTCCCACAGCGCGTGGTGGTGATCCCGGAGCCGAGCGAGCCTGTGGTAttgccgggggggggggtgttttggCTGGGGGGATTGCGTTCCGCTGtcccccccctcctcttcccGACCCGCGACCGGCCATGGCGTTGAAAGCCAGAGCGCTTTACAACTTCCAGAGCGAAAACAAAGAGGAGATCAGCATCCAGGAGAACGAGGAGCTCGTCATCTTCAGTGAGAACTCCCTGGACGGGTGGTTACAGGGCCAAAACAGCCGCGGGGAGACCGGCCTCTTCCCTGCTTCCTATGTCGAGATCCTCCGCTCCCGGTCGGGTTCCAACTACACGGACTACTCCAGCAGCCCGGCCGGCTCCCCCGGGCACGACTCCTCCTTCTACTCAGCATCCCCCAATCCCGGCATCTCCTACCAGGGCAGTTTTGAGGACGACGATGATGATGATTGGGATGACTGGGACGATGCGTGCACGGTGGTGGAGGAGCCCCAGAGCGCCTCGGGTACCAATGGGCACCCCTCACCCAATCTGCAGTACCCGGAGGCCTATGGCCACCACCAGCATGCCGGTTACCGGCCCAAGCCGGCGCTGGAGAGGCAGGATAGCATGAGCTCCTCCAAGAGGGGCAGCGTGGTAGGGAGGAACCTCAACCGCTTCTCCTGCTTCGTCCGCTCCGGTGTGGAAGCCTTCATCCTGGGCGACGTGCCCCTGATGTCCAAGATCTCTGAGACATACTGCATCGAGATGGGCTCCAGAGGTCCCCAGTGGAGGGCGAACCCCCACCCCTTCATCTGTTCCGTGGAGGACCCCACCAAGCAGACCAAGTTCAAGGGCATCAAGAGCTACATCTCCTACAAGCTGACCCCCAGCAACATCAACTCGCCCGTGTACCGGCGGTACAAGCACTTCGACTGGCTCTACAACCGCCTCCTGCACAAGTTCACAGTGATCTCGGTGCCCCACCTGCCCGAGAAGCAGGCCACTGGCCGCTTTGAGGAGGACTTCATTGAGAAGCGCAAGCGGCGACTGATCCTCTGGATGGACCACATGACCAGCCACCCCGTCCTCTCCCAGTACGAGGGCTTCCAGCACTTCCTCTGCTGCCGTGACGAGAAGCAGTGGAAGCTGGGCAAACGCCGGGCGGAAAAGGATGAGATGGTGGGTGCCAGCTTCCTCCTCACCATCCAGATTCCCACGGAGCACCAGGACCTGCAGGACGTGGAGGACCGCGTGGACGCCTTCAAGGCCTTCAGCAAGAAGATGGACGACAGCGTCCTGCAGCTGACCAATGTGGCCTTGGAGCTGGTGCGCAAGCACGTGGGGGGCTTCCGGAAGGAGTTCCAGAAGTTGGGCAATGCCTTCCAAGCCATCAGCCACTCCTTCCACATGGACCCTCCCTACAGCTTGGATGCCCTCAACAACGCCATCTCCCACACAGGCAAGACGTACGAGACTGTGGGGGAGATGTTTGCTGAGCAGCCCAAGAATGACCTGTTCCTCATGCTGGACACGCTTTCCTTATATCAAGGGCTCCTCTCCAACTTTCCAGACATCATCCACCTCCAGAAAGGTAAGGAGGccttcttctccctgggaaCTGCCCCATGTGAGTGGGAACAGCGTGGGGAGTGGGAACAGCGTGGGGAGTGGTATGGGGATGCAACGAGGAAATCCTTTGTTGGGCCATGAAGGGAATGGGAAATGAGGATGGGAATGAGAATGGAAACCACTGTCTGTGGCTTCTAGGGAAGCAGTGTGGTCCCCGCTGGCACAGCCCTCCAGTCACCCCAGCTGCTAGGGCTATTGGGTCCAGGGTCTGCCCCAGTGATGCTGTGGGCTCCATAACTGCTGCTGGTGCTTCCTTTGTGGGGATCAGCATGCGTGTCACTCCTTGCAGACCATTAGCAGGAGCCAGCACCACTGCTGGTGGCTCTGTGGTGACCTGCCCGGCACCTCTTGAGCATCCCACCCACTGCCACTTgtccctcctcatcctccctccctgccgAGGCGGCAGATGGGTGGccagcagggatgctggagATTGCTCTCTCGGGGCTGGGACATGGCTGGATATGGCCTTGAGTGGGCCAGAGGAGCAGagtgggctgtgcagggcagtgggatggggacatgTCCCTGAGGGACGACACACTGAACCTCCTGGGGACGACCAGGGTCACACTTTTCAGGAGTATGTCCCTGCACCTCCGGGTCCAGGAGGAGTGGGTTAGCACGCCTGTGCTGTCAGAGGTCCTTGCATCCCATTTGTCCTAGTTCCCTGGAGTTGGTGGGGTCAGAGGGGGTGAGAAgtgttttctgtgctcttcCTGGGGTGCgtggcaggcagggaggacTCGGTGGCCCTTTGCACCCAGGCTGACGCAGCTGGGTGTGGGAGCAGGGCCGAAGTCCACACactcctcccagcccagctgcccatagcagggaggggacacccaCACTAGCATCCCCAGATTTTGGGGGACAGGTTTTCCCCAGGGTGAAGCCAGGGCCGTCTGTGTCCAAGCATCCAGGGATGTCTGTGCCTCGCTGCACGTCCCTGGGGGAGGCTGGGAAGGCAAAGGGAGCAAGGAGAGTACaatcctgccccagcagcttcTTTGCCTTTCCTCCCAGTGTTGTTTACCCATGGAGAGGGGCTGGATCCCGTCCGGAAGCGAGGCTGCGTGGGCAGAGCGGAAGGCAGGATTTGGCCTCCAACctttgcttcttcctcctcctcatcctctctgctgggagcagggctggtgcagCGGGAGCACCGTAACCCCGGGTCTGGTGCTCCCGGCAAGGGGCAGGGATAAGGGAAAAAAGCCCAGTGCAGGCCAGATcttgtttttagttttttagCCTCTGTGCTAATGAGGGGGAGGAatgcagggctggagccaggcaggaTTCTTTCGAAACTGAGCTGTAAAAAAAacatggagagggaaaaactgGTGTCAGAGCATCAGCTGCCtctgggagagggagatggTTTCCCAGCTGAGCTCCAGACAGCACCACATGCCCTTCCCTCATCCTGGTTCACTGCCTCCTGGTCTGGggtctcccagggctgctcctgaCCCCCATTTATGGGATATCATGGAATATTTGGAGGGCAGGCTTGGCTGGGGTGCTTGGCTGTGCTAA is a genomic window of Chiroxiphia lanceolata isolate bChiLan1 chromosome 12, bChiLan1.pri, whole genome shotgun sequence containing:
- the SNX33 gene encoding sorting nexin-33, with product MALKARALYNFQSENKEEISIQENEELVIFSENSLDGWLQGQNSRGETGLFPASYVEILRSRSGSNYTDYSSSPAGSPGHDSSFYSASPNPGISYQGSFEDDDDDDWDDWDDACTVVEEPQSASGTNGHPSPNLQYPEAYGHHQHAGYRPKPALERQDSMSSSKRGSVVGRNLNRFSCFVRSGVEAFILGDVPLMSKISETYCIEMGSRGPQWRANPHPFICSVEDPTKQTKFKGIKSYISYKLTPSNINSPVYRRYKHFDWLYNRLLHKFTVISVPHLPEKQATGRFEEDFIEKRKRRLILWMDHMTSHPVLSQYEGFQHFLCCRDEKQWKLGKRRAEKDEMVGASFLLTIQIPTEHQDLQDVEDRVDAFKAFSKKMDDSVLQLTNVALELVRKHVGGFRKEFQKLGNAFQAISHSFHMDPPYSLDALNNAISHTGKTYETVGEMFAEQPKNDLFLMLDTLSLYQGLLSNFPDIIHLQKGAFAKVKESQRMSDEGRMDQEEADGIRKRCRVVGFALQAEMNHFHERRVADFKRMMQSYLRQQIVFYQRVSQQLEKTLRMYDNL